One Candidatus Zixiibacteriota bacterium genomic window, AAACCCCGGTATATCTCCGATGAAGCCGGTCGTCCATCAGTTTCAGGTCATAAAGGATCAGGTCTGCCGCCTGCGCGATACGAAGCAACGTGTCGGTTGGAGCGTAACCCGAAGTATCCACCGCGGTGTGTAGTCCCTTACTTCGGCAGGCCTCCAACAGGGCGTACAGGAATTCCGGTTGAAAAAGCGGCTCGCCTCCGGAAAAAGTCACCCCGCCGCCGGACTCATCGTAAAAGGGCTCATCCGCCATGACCTGCCGCATTACTTCGGTAACCGTCGTTTCATATCCGATCATATCGCCGTGACTTCCCGGGCGATTGCCGGTATTGCCGGTGCTCCTTTTGGGAGCCGGTTCCGGTTGCGAGCTGCGACTTTCCGGATTGTGACACCACCAGCAGTTGAGGGGACAGCCCTTGAAGAACACGGTCGTTCGTATACCGGGGCCATCGTGGATAGCGTACTTCTTAACGTCGTATATGATGCCGGTATCAGTCATGGTTACCTTTCACTAAGTCTGACAATATAACACCGCCATCATTCAGATTAGCCGCAAAATTATCCACAGGTTGGAAAAATCTGAACAAACCGGTTCTTGCTGACGGGACTATTTGACTTACATCGCGGGCATGAGCGGTTAATGCCGTACGAGTAGTTTGAATTTAAGAACAGCGGAATTATAAAAAACGCCCTCGCGGGGGCGAGGGCGTTTCACTCATGAAGGTCTAAATCGCAGAGCCTACGGGCAATTAAGGCTCGGGCCGCTGTTGAACATGTAATCTACCAGGTAAACCAGGTCGGCAATGTCGGCGATTGAACCGTCACCGTTGACGTCAACCGCTTCCATGAAGATCGGCGCCGGGCCGCCGTTAAACATGTAATCAACCAGGTAGACCAGGTCTTCGATATCCGGTCCTGCTCCGCTGCCGTTGATGTCGCCGCAAATCCAGGCCGGTCCAATCTCAATTGTCAGCGTCTGTTGTCCAATACCACCGACTTCGTCGGCAGCCTGAGCCATGAAGCTGATCGTTTGTTCCTCGGTCGGAGTTCCCGACAAAAGCCCGCTGGCGCTAAGGCTCAAACCGGTTCCGGCAAGACCGCTGTTGGCGTCGCTCCAGGTCAGCGATCCGGTACCGCCGGTGGCCGCCAACTGCTGCGAATAGGCGGTTTCGGCCGAGCCGTACGGAAGGCTGGTCGTGACTACCGTCACTTCCTCATTGAGCAGGAAGGTCATCGGGAAGTCACCCGTTGCACCGACCTCATCGGTCAGGTGACAGGTAAATTCGGCAGTACCGGCTGTCGTCGGCGTACCGCTGACAAGACCGGTCGTACTCAGCGACAGGCCATAGCTGCCGAGGGTTCCGTAGAGATCGGTATAGCTGATGTCGCCGGTTCCGCCAGTGCCGGAGAGCTGCTGAGAGTACGGGACTCCCACGGTCCAATCCGGCAACGATGAACTCAGTGCCGGGGCAGGGTTGATCGTCAGATTCAGCGCTTTTTCATCCGAGCCGCGCTCGTTGCTCACCATCGCGGTGAACTCGATCGTCCCGGCTGTGGTCGGTGTGCCGTTCAGCAGACCATCCGTCCCCAGTGCCAGTCCGGTGCCGGTCAGGTCGCCGTTTTTGTCGATCCAGGTTTCATCACCGGTGCCGCCGGTCGCTTCGAGCTGATAGCTGTACGCTACGTTGATTGTCCATTCCGGCAACGTCTCGGTGATAATTGTCAGAGGTTGCGTAATCTCGAACGGGAGCGACTTCTCGACAGTTGCCCCAATGGCGTCCGTAACCAAGACGACCAGATCGACAGTGCCTGCCGTGGATGGTGTGCCTTGAATCTGCCCGATAGCGACGATGGACAGACCGAATCCAGCCAGGACACCGTTCTTGTCGGAAGTGATCCGACCACCGGTCCCACCGGTTGAAGATATATTGGCCACGTAAAGCTCACCCAGTTCTCCGTTAGGGAGGCTTTCGGTCGTGATCGTCAAGGCCGGATTGAGGATGAAGCTGTAGGTTTGTTCGACCGTAGTTTTAGCTTCATCGGACAAAGCGGCGGTAAACGAAATCGTCCCGGTTGTCGTTGGAGTACCGTTCAGAAGACCGGAGGTGCTCAGCGTTAGACCGGTACCGGCCAGATCGTCGTTTTTGTCGATCCAGGTCCGACTACCCACACCGCCGATACCCTCGAGCTGCAGGTTCATGGCAAAACCTTCGGTCCAGTCAGGAACTTCCTCGGTCAGAATCTGCAACGCCTGGATAATCTCAAAACTGAACGTTTCATCATCCGAACCGCCACCCATGTCAGCCACATGAGCGGTGAAACTGATCGTGCCGGGAGTTATCGGAGTGCCGGAGAGAACACCGTTATAAGACAGGCTCAGTCCCGTGCCGTCCAGATCGTCGTTCAAGTCAGTCCAGGTTTTGGTGCCGGTGCCGCCGGTGGTGGTCAGTGTCTGAGAATAAGGTTCATTCAGATCGCCGTCCGGCAACGATGTTGTGGTAATCTGAAGCACCGGATTGACGGTGAAACTCAGCGCCTGCTCAGCGGTGGCGCCGATATCGTCAGTGTAAAGAGCGGTAAAACTGATCGTGCCCTCGGATACGGTTCCGGACAAAAGTCCGCCGCGTGAAAGCGTCAGACCGGTCCCGACCAGATCACCGTTCTTATCGCTCCATTCCGGGCTGCCGGTGCCGCCGGTTCCGGCCAACTGCTGCGAATAGCTGCCGCCGTCGGTCCAGTTCGGAAGCGTCGTAGTCGTTATTTGAAGAGCTTCATTGATCTGGAAGGTGAACTGCTTTTCGTCGGTGTAAAGCGAGTCGTCAGTCACCTGAGCCACGAAACTTAACCAACCGGCATTAGTCGGTGTGCCGCTGAGAACGCCTGCCGTCGAGAGGCTCAGGCCGGTGCCGCTCAGGTCGCTGTTTTTATCGGCCCAGACATAAGGGGTCGTGCCGCCCTCAGCTGCGAGCGTCTGACTCAATGGATACCAGGCTGTCCAGTCCGGAATCAGCGTGGTCGTAATGTTGGGAGCATTGACGTTGCAGGTGTAGCCCTTGACTTCAACGTCATCGATATTCCATCCGCAATATCTCCAGGAACCGTCGGTTGTGCCCATCGTGAAACGAATGTAAACGGTCGCTTCACCGTCGGCATAAGATGAGATGTCATACGTATACTCGGTCCAGGAATTGTCGGAGATGGTTACATCGTTCTCCCAGATAGTAGTCCAGGAGGAGCCATCGTTGGAAATTCGTATATAAGCATGATCGTACAAGGGCTGTTCGACTCCCAGCCAGCGCCAGAAGCTGAACGTCACATTAGCCAGCTCACTGCAGTCGATGGCCGGGCTGGTCAGGTGACGTTCCGGCATACTGTTTTCATAGTCGCCGTCGAGGTTGTAGCCGTATACGTTCGATCCGGAATGGCCACTGGACGGATCCGGGTTGCCGTATTCACCACCGTCGCCGGTCGGTGTTCCTCGTTCCCAGGAACCGCCGGAAATAGTCCAGCCCTGGTCGGTGTCGAAGTTATCCGAGAAGATTACCTCTTCATCGGTTGCGACAAAAGCCGAATAGGGATCGACCGGGCTCGGATCGTACACCTCACCGATACCGTCCGCTTCGGCGCTGAGATAGAAATTGACGCGCTGGAGACAGTCGGCCGGGGGCAGGGTGGCGATGTAATTGTTGGCAGTCGTCTCGGTCATGTAAACCGAGGTGTAAGTACTACCGTCGACGTTGTAGTACAACTGACCGGTTCCGGAGACGGGAGTATTACCCTCGATGCCCGAAACCACCACCGTGAAACTGGTCTGTACGCCAGGGGATAGGAGCGTCGGAACACCCTGAGGATATGTGAACGAGAGCGGAGCGAGTTCCGGAGCGTCCATGTTATGAGCGCCGAAACCGGCCGCGATTTCCCAGTAGTGCGGCGTGCCGTTGTTGATGTTGCCGTCGTTGTCGTCCAGGGTAAGCCAGTCGATCGTAATCTGCGGCGTGATCTCCGTGCCGGAGTGCAACAATATAGCGTTGACTGCCAGGTTACGAAGGAGCGGCAGATATTCTTCCGGTCCTGTCGTGGTCTGAACCAGCGCGTTACGCGTGTCCCAAATACAACCGGTGAGTAACTGCGCACAGGTGTGGATATCGTCCGAACAGGGATACTGGAATGAGTTGTCGGCTGTCCGTAACGGTTCTTCGCAGTCGCCGTAGAAGCCGAGCGCCAGATTTGGATTATCGACAATCACCACGTGCATTCCGTCGGCCATACCTTCACCATATTGACCCTGGCCGCTGCCGCCCATGTTAACCAGATGGTGACCGTATTCATGGTGGATGATCGCATTCCAGGCCGTGTTCGGATAGCTTGAACCGGACGCGCAGAAATTGATCGACTCATCCGATGAACTGTACCAGGCGTTGCCCGGGCAATAACCGTCGGTACGGTTGACGCTGACCGGGAACTCAGTGTCAGTAAGGTTGGGATAAGAAGGATTCGCGGTGATCGCGGTGGATCGGACGATGTTGGCCTGGATGTAGGCATTGCTCTGAGCCAGTACCTCCTCAGAGGTGTTGGCCGAGTTGTGAACGAAATTAGCCGGGCCGGGCGGAGTAACAGTAGTGGTCAGAATCTCTTCCGATCCGGAATAGTTACTCACGTTGAACCATTGACCGACACAGGGGGAGGTAACCGTCACACTTGAGGTGCCGGAGTTGGAAATGGTGAAATCACCGTTTTCATCGGTGTAGGCAATGGTACTGCCGATACTCACTTTGGCATAGGGGAAGGGCATGATCGATTCGGGTTCGCAATCAGCCGAGGCGTTGCCTTCGGAGGCCATACCGCTGACGTTGCCGACCACATCTTCGAAAACGATGCGATTTTCTTTATAGAGAATCTCACCGGTGGCCGGATCGATAACGTAACGGAAACACTCCGGGAAATCGGAACTGCCTTCGAACGTAACCGCCATGCGCGGCGCTTCACGCTTGCTTTCGATACCGGCCCAAATCACCGTCTCCTGTTCGGAGAAATCGGTCAGGCCGGGTTCATCGGCGCGAGCGATATCTTCAGCCACGGCGGAGAATCCGCCGAACGATTTGTTCGGGATGAAATCGCCCAGATCGCGTAAGGTCGATACCGCCATAACCAGCGGATAGCCGGATTCGTTGCGAACCAGCAGCCGCAGTTCACCCTGGAAAAGGGGAATTCCGTCTATTTCCTGGCGATAATAAACGAGCGTAAACTTGTAACTATCGGTCTCCGCATCGTACATGACCGGCTGGGTCAAATTTCGCTTCTTACTTAAATTGCCGGGAATGAGATCATCGGCCTTAACCCCGAATACACCCGCGTGTTCGAGACGGAACTGATCTGCGGTTGCCTCAGGAGAAGTCCCGTAACCGAACGGGACACCGTACAGGCGCGAGATCACCGGTCCGGTCTGATAAACGCGGACGTTGCCGAAGCTGGATTTAAGATCGCTGAGTGCTTGCGTTGTCTTCTGGACTCTCTCAGGAGTCAACCCTGCATAGCCGTCATTATCAGAGGCGGCAAATACCGAGCAGGCCAGAAGAATCAAGGCTGTCAAAGTTAGCAGATTCCTCCGCATAGATCCTCCAGGGTAGGTTATGTTGAATCATATGTCTAATTGCAGTAACCGTAGAATGTATAGCGTTCGTAGTACCTCTGCTACATTATAGGGTAAATTACGCATTAGTCAACAAGGAATCTACTTATCCCCGGCTATACCAATTGGAAAGTGAGTCTTACCGTATAGGTGCGATGTAGCTTTTGAAAAGACATGAATATAAAAAAAGAGCGAAGCTGATATAGCTTCGCCCTTTTGTTCCGGTGACTACTGCCTTTACATCAGAAGGCTGCGGCCAGTGATAGGTTTTTGATATTCTGAAGTTGATCGGCAAGGCCGAGTTTCAACAAATAATCCATATCGAGCGACGACGCTGCGGCGTCTCTTATATTGTTGTTCAGATCCTGATTGAGCGCAAAAGCGATATGTACGGTTGTTAACACATTGAGAAGTGGGTGGGGTGTGTCGACCGGTCGGTAATGCAGGGCGACCGCTTCCAGGATGTTGTCAGGCAATCCCCAAAGCGACAATAAATGAGCCCCGATTTGAGCATCGCTTACTCCGAGAATCTTCTTCTGGGCTTTCCAGAGAGGGATTTTTTCTTCCTGTGACAGCAGCATCGCATCGGTGATTTCATCGCGGAAGTTGGCAAGCATCACCAACTTACCTACATCGTGCAGCATACCGGCCATAAGTGCTTCTTCAGCCGGACGCCGGTTAAGTCCGAATGCGGTTGCAATCAGCCGAGCGCTGGAGCCAACCGCCATACTGTTGTTATGAATGCTGTCGATTGATATCCCAGGCAAATCACAGCCTTCGAATTGCTGAAACACTCCGGCCGTCAGCACCAGGCTCTGTACGGTATCCAGACCGAGCAGGTTGACCGCATGGAGCGGACTCTCGACGTGAGTGGGCAAACCGAAGAAGGCACTGTTGACCATCTGCAAGAGCTTGGCGGTAATGCCGACATCGCGGGAGATCAAACCGGCCACCCGTCGCATCGAGCAGTTTTCCATCTGTATTTCGGATACCAGGTCGTTGTAGACGTCCGGAAGACTCGGTAACGATTTGATCGAAGCAATCCGGCGATGAAGTTCTGCGTTGGACAGCAAGCGCCTCATTCCCAGCGAATTGCTGATCAGCTTCCCCAGTATTTCAGGTTCGCCCGGTTTGGCGATGAATTGATGCGCACTGCCAGCTGTTTTAAGAATTGTTTCGCGATCGGTGCATGACGACAGAATAAACCGAACAGTGCCGGGATATTCCGCAGCGATCTGCTTGATTAGTTCTGAGCCATCTTGATCGGGCAGGTTAAGTTCGCTAATGACAACGTCAAACTGTTCCTGCTGGAGTTGTTCCAGCGCGTTCTGAGCGGTTTCTACTCGAGTGCAGTGCCACTCCCAATCAGTGTTGGCGGGAAATTTGTCAGTCTCGGTTGCAATGTTAGGTTGGGCGTCGACACACAACATTTTGACGCTGGTCGGCATGTGCATTCTCCTCCAATTGTTGCCTCAGTGTATTGCCGTGCCCGGTGATTAACCGAGAGCACAAACGGCAATACAAACGTATCAATCACACAGTCAAAAGGGTGTGGTCTTATTGACAGTCTGTAAGTCGAAGCAATAATCCCACGATCTTATTTATCGGCTGTATTATCCACCTGTTTTAGTTGGGATTGCCATAAAGGTTGTATCAAAAGCATTGAATGTGGATGATACGTTGGTTAGCACTCAATTGCGACCTTATCACATTGCTGTTTTGAAGATTTGTATCAATCCGGGCCGGATGAGATAACCACATGGGGAATAATCCGTTAAGATTGCCGGAGACATGAGAAAAAAAGACTAAAAAACACAGTTATGGACAAAATCAACTCAGTTTATGCTTGGTTTTTGCACAATTCTGCCGAATATTTTTATTATGGATACGGCTGCGATTAAACATTTAAGGTATGAGCTGGCACTGGGTAAGGAAATTCCCATGCCAAAGCCTAAGATCGATTATCTTCCCAACGACCAGTATTCCCTACAACAGTTCCTGCATGCTGCTTGTGCTGTTCATTACGGTGCTCTTGGGAAAAACAACGGTCAGTGGAGCTTCGGTCCCGATGCCCCGGACGGGGTAAAACTTTCGAGTCGTGCGGACATTCGTGAGATGCTCGACATTGCCGAACATCTGGGAGTGATCGTACCCGGCGATGCCCAGGGAGAGTTTGTTCCTTACCGTCTGGCGCCGTCATACGAAAAGAAATTTGCGAAGTTCGCTTCTTGAAGTCCGCCCTCGCAACGTCAGGGTGCCAACGTCATAATTGACGAGACAACAAGAAAACGGCCGTGTCAAGGTTCGTCTGTTAATCTGTTTCATAACCTATCAGGTGGTTGGAAGTGGCCCGAGCTCCGTTTCAGGTACTTGTAATTCCTTATTTACTGATATCCCCTGAACCGCTTTACCTAATCTTGAAACGATCCGACGCTGCTTATTGGCAGCCGGTTGCTGGTGGCGGCGAGGGAGGGGAGAATTCGGTCGAAGCGGCCGTTCGCGAAACCGCTGAAGAGGTTGGGGTGAAAGCTGCCGGACACCAATTTGTCCCAATCCCTCCGATCACTTTCATCTCGGTATATGATTGCTTTGGACGATTACTCTGGGGACCTCGAGTGACAGTCATTCCGCAGTTTTTCTTCAGCCTCGAATCGACAACGGATACCGTAACGCTGTCGTCCGAGCATACTGCTTATCAATGGTTGCCGTTCGATTTGGCCCGCCCGCTGTTGTACTGGGAGGATAATCGAAACGCCCTGACGACTTTACATCGCCGTTTGACCGGCGCCGATAAAAGCTAGAGTAAGCAGCCTGAGAACGGCTCTATACTACTCGCGTCATTAGAACTTCCAACCGTATGGCCGCGACGGCCGGGTTTATCTCCGCTACGAGGGGAGATATTTTATCTCTTCCTACGGCACCAGGATCTGTTTGAACGAAAGCATCGCAGCGACTGTTTCTCGCATGTTGCCTGCTTTGCCGATTAAGAGTTTGTCCTTCCGCCCATAATAATCGAGACAGGTTCCGCACGAGGAGAACTCGGTTCCGGCATCGGCGAATTTCCGCAATGTCTCAATCACGGGACTGCCCTCGGTTGTCAGAAAAATGCCGCTGTTCATGCAAATCACCAGTGCCGGAAGACGGCCTGACTCATAGAGCATATTGAGGAAAGCGTTCATCAACTTCGCACCGAGATCGGGCTCACCGTCGCCCAGACCGTCGGATTTAATCAGCAGCAGCAGGTCCTTGTCGACTGTCATGGTCTTTTCTCCCGCTGTTCACCGCTAGATGCGATGAACAGGAATTTCATACAGTTCAGTATTCATATATCCATGTTCGTTCGAAGATAGCCAGACCGGATTGGGCACGCAAGTAATGTGCCGCTGAGCGGTTCACAAAAAAAAGGACAGGCCCGAAGACCTGTCCCTTGATAACGAGGAGTGAACGCTATTTCATCAACAGCATTTTCCTGGTATCGACACCTTCGTTGGTGACGATGCGATAGAGATATATCCCGCTGGCCATCCCGGAGCCGTCCCAGGTAACACTATGATATCCTGCCGAGCGCGATTCGTTGACCAGAGTCGCGATGCGCTGTCCGGCAATGTTGAACACCTCCAGTGTTACATGACTCGGCTGAGAAATGCTGAAACCGATTTCCGTAACCGGGTTGAACGGATTGGGGTAGTTCTGCATCAGGCCGAATTGGACCGGAACCAGAGCCAGACTGGCGCCGCGATCTTCTCCATAAACCCAGCCGGATTCACACGAGCGGGTAACTTCGTTGTCCCCCGACACATAAGTGTTGGTGCTGTGGGTGACGTTCGTTACTTCGAAACACCATTCACCGGAGGGCTTTTTCACACCGCTGGTCTGGAATGAAACCGTACCGCTGGATCCGGTGGTGCCGCTGAGGCTGCCGCTGGTCGGGCCGTCATAGGTAACGTATACGGTCGCGTTAGCTACGGCGCTGCCGACGTCGTCCTTAATCGTGACGGTTGCCGTACCGACATAGTTCGGACCGGATTTGCCGCGGCCAACCGCGATATCGGCTACATGCATCGTGCCGGTCGATTGATCGGTCACGGTGATGTAGTTCGACTTGGTCTCGACATCCGAGCCGTAGGCGTTGGTGGCTGTCAGAGTTACCGTATAGGTGCCGATGTTGGCATAGGTGTAGGTCGGATTCTGAGCCGACGAAGTTCCTGAGCCGTCACCGAAATCCCAACTCCAGGAGGTCGGACTTCCGGTCGACAGGTCGGTGAAGCTGACCAGTAACGGATACGAACCGGTTGTCGGTGAACCGACAAATTCCGCTACCGGCGGACCGGGGGTCGTTTCGTATTCGATGTACATCTCGTCGATATACACCGCATCGAGACTCACATTACCCCAGGAGCGGTTGTCGTCCTTCACCTGTACATAGATGGTGCCACTGGTATAAGCCGGCAGGGAATAAGTATAAACCTGCTCGGTTGCGGAAGAAACCGTAACCATCGTCGTGTAGGTGACGCCGTCGGTCGAATACGAGAATATGAAATCATCACCGTCGCTGTTGTTCGGGCGATAAGCCTCCAGATAGAACGTGACGGTTGCTCCACCGCCAACGGTGAAGGTCCATTCATGTTCAGCGTTACTGGTGACTTTTACCGGATGACTGGTCGACTCCGATTCGATTATTCCCTCGTAGACATTGTCACTCGCATAAGTGTCGGTCATGGACCCGCTTACCGTGCCCAGGCTGCTTGTTTCGGAATCAGCATAGGCTTTTTCCGCCACACCGGGTTCGGTAACCGTGATATAACCGGTTTTGACTTCATCGTCGGAGCCATAAGCGTTGGACGCTGTCAGAGTAACGGTGTACGTCCCGACCTCGTTGTAGATATAACTCGGATTCTGAGCTGCCGAAGTTCCGACACCGTCGCCGAAATCCCAACTCCAGGCGGTAGGATCGCCGGTCGACAGATCAGTGAAACTGACCGTCAGGGGAGCTTCGCCGCTGGTCGGAGAACCGGAGAAATTAGCAGTCGGCGGCGCCGGAGCGGTGACCGTGATGTAATCAACCTTAGTCTCGACATCGTAACCGTAAGCGTTGGTCGCTGTCAGGGTAACGGTATAAGTGCCGATCGCGGTGTAAGTGTAGCTCGGGTTCTGAGCGGCTGAAGTCCCGCCGTCGCCGAAATCCCAACTCCAGGCAGTCGGTGAGTTGGTTGACAAATCGGTGAAGCTCACCGTAAGGGAGACTTCGCCGGTGGTCGGACTGCCGCTGAAGTTGGCTACCGGCGGATTCTGACCGCCGCCGGCCGCTGCCAGGGCCGCAGCGACGTCGACAATTCCGACACCAACGTACTTGGTCTGGTTGTATGACTTGGTGTTGTTAACGATCAAGTCCCATTTATCCTGAGCGCTGAGACTCGGATTGTAGGATTCCAGCAAAGCCGCCACGCCGACTACGTGCGGACAGGCCATTGAGGTACCGTCCATCGACGAGATATAATCCGTGCCCGGATCGGAGGGGTCGGTGATTGTGCTGAGAACGCTGACCCCGGGAGCCGCCACGTCTACCCAGGAGCCGTAGTTCGAGAAGCTGGCCGGATTACCGTCCTGATCAGTTGCGCCGACATCCATACAGTCGGTGCGAGCGCCAAGATAATCGGCGCTGGACGAACTGGAGTTACCGGCGGCGACGATCACCATAACATCCTGAGCAATCAGGTAGTCACAGGCCGCGCTCAGTCCGCCGGAGTTGCTGGTGCCGAAAGAGCAGTTGATCGCCGCTACATTCCAGCCGGCGATTTTCAACTCGGCCATGTAGTACATCGCCTCGGCGACATAATCCATGATCACCACGCCCATATCATAGCCGGAATAGCGCAACTGGTAACCGATACGACACGGCACTAATTTTACACCATTTCCACCGCCGGCATAAGTTCCGTCACCGAAACCACCGGCAATACCCGCCACGGCATAACCGTTGTTGGTGATAGCGGCAATCGTACCGGCCGTATGAGTCCCATGGCCGTTGCCGTCCGAAGGATCATTGTCGGCTCCGCCACAATCCAGGTCGGTACATGAGTAGATGTACCAATCGGTGCTCTCGACGAAATCCCAACCGATGATATCGTCAATATAGCCGTTGCCGTCATCGTCAATACCATTGCCGACCACTTCGTTGGTGTTGATCCAGATGTTGCCGTTGGTCGTGGCATCGTTCGGGCCCGGCGGATCGGAACCGCCGAGATCACCGTGGTCGTACATCGTACCAATGTCCAGATCACCTACCAGGACGACCTGAGAACCGGTTTCACTATCCCAGGCGTTGTCGGCTTCGATACCGTACGTATCCCAGTAATGCCATTGGTCATAGGGGTAGCTTTCCGGAGGATCATCGTAATAAGTGTCGTTAGGGGTGGCATAGACCGTGCTCACGCCGATCGGTTCGCAATGATTGACCTCGGGGAGTGCTTCATAAGCGGCCATGACTTCATCGAGGCTTCCGACCTCGAACGTGACTTTGTAATGCCGGGCGAGTGAACTCGCACCCTCGGCCTGCGCCATGGCTCCGCGATCCGCTCCCGGGAACTGGGGCCGGAGACTCTTTACCTGAAATTGCTCAGCCAGTTGGCTGAAACCGTTCATGTCGGAAAGAGCCAGCGAAGATTTCGCATCTTTCTGGTGGTCAATGGTCACATTATCGTTGAGAACGACAATAAACCGATTCGGAATGTATCCCAGGAAACTCTCCTGGTAAATATAGCGAGAAGGATCAGTCGGGAGGTATTCCTCCGATGCTACCGACCCGGCCACAAGTACTAAAATAAGAAATGTGGCGGTGAAAAACCTGCGCATAATTCCTCCTATGAAAGGACTAGTTGTGGCTTCCAAGAAATAGAGCAAATACTGAGATATCTGTCGACGGCTATCACCTCCCTGCGTACGGACCATTCTGCAAGTCCGGAAATAGGTGACCTTCTGTACTTATTAATAGAGGAAGAGCCGGACCGGTTTGATACCCAATAATGGCGCCGCTGTGTTGTTAGTCGGAACTTGTTGTTTAACAACGAAATGAGAGGCCTCACCCGACCCCTTTGGTGTTTACATGCAACATATATCGCATGGGAACGGTGTGTGATGTTGAGAAAAGCAAAGGGGCGTCGCACTCAGTGTATCAACGCCCCTTGGCCAGGTTGAGGAGGTGTAATTTACAACTTTACAGCAATTCTATGAATGCGACTACCTCGTAATCGCCTATACCGCCGATATTGATATCCGCAA contains:
- a CDS encoding PKD domain-containing protein — translated: MRRFFTATFLILVLVAGSVASEEYLPTDPSRYIYQESFLGYIPNRFIVVLNDNVTIDHQKDAKSSLALSDMNGFSQLAEQFQVKSLRPQFPGADRGAMAQAEGASSLARHYKVTFEVGSLDEVMAAYEALPEVNHCEPIGVSTVYATPNDTYYDDPPESYPYDQWHYWDTYGIEADNAWDSETGSQVVLVGDLDIGTMYDHGDLGGSDPPGPNDATTNGNIWINTNEVVGNGIDDDGNGYIDDIIGWDFVESTDWYIYSCTDLDCGGADNDPSDGNGHGTHTAGTIAAITNNGYAVAGIAGGFGDGTYAGGGNGVKLVPCRIGYQLRYSGYDMGVVIMDYVAEAMYYMAELKIAGWNVAAINCSFGTSNSGGLSAACDYLIAQDVMVIVAAGNSSSSSADYLGARTDCMDVGATDQDGNPASFSNYGSWVDVAAPGVSVLSTITDPSDPGTDYISSMDGTSMACPHVVGVAALLESYNPSLSAQDKWDLIVNNTKSYNQTKYVGVGIVDVAAALAAAGGGQNPPVANFSGSPTTGEVSLTVSFTDLSTNSPTAWSWDFGDGGTSAAQNPSYTYTAIGTYTVTLTATNAYGYDVETKVDYITVTAPAPPTANFSGSPTSGEAPLTVSFTDLSTGDPTAWSWDFGDGVGTSAAQNPSYIYNEVGTYTVTLTASNAYGSDDEVKTGYITVTEPGVAEKAYADSETSSLGTVSGSMTDTYASDNVYEGIIESESTSHPVKVTSNAEHEWTFTVGGGATVTFYLEAYRPNNSDGDDFIFSYSTDGVTYTTMVTVSSATEQVYTYSLPAYTSGTIYVQVKDDNRSWGNVSLDAVYIDEMYIEYETTPGPPVAEFVGSPTTGSYPLLVSFTDLSTGSPTSWSWDFGDGSGTSSAQNPTYTYANIGTYTVTLTATNAYGSDVETKSNYITVTDQSTGTMHVADIAVGRGKSGPNYVGTATVTIKDDVGSAVANATVYVTYDGPTSGSLSGTTGSSGTVSFQTSGVKKPSGEWCFEVTNVTHSTNTYVSGDNEVTRSCESGWVYGEDRGASLALVPVQFGLMQNYPNPFNPVTEIGFSISQPSHVTLEVFNIAGQRIATLVNESRSAGYHSVTWDGSGMASGIYLYRIVTNEGVDTRKMLLMK